The following proteins are encoded in a genomic region of Drosophila miranda strain MSH22 chromosome 4, D.miranda_PacBio2.1, whole genome shotgun sequence:
- the LOC108164186 gene encoding uncharacterized protein LOC108164186: protein MPKPPCTGVLKPVPIYQKLMVENLTIVRPPILKIYYWESFDISGWNKKLKSNRQEHEHTIEFPTRHIESPPQKILFWLRNLSSKPMTLTLKRIQNCCCKPVQTRVGFNQFRKLFHCRHRKLLHLQQEVLTIKPDEVVALSVTAYFQIYGEHLLSYKVHTDDNRKFLWHFHLHVSELNPEKCLLTKELLPVNIKNYYHVTQPIWVQNFTNLHLNFSFSTRDRSLKLLNTNLTVPRQSVWPLLVDYRPMDYENEVEVLLGNESATAWYKIKGRGVLVDEEEETDMPLKDHECADFLYVIYPNRVVFEVCLKEDRTQLVNVHNFGQKCVEFRWQNYIISEFFSVSFTPPLFRLKGHHSKLVEVKVTAYDRLVNFRRIPIVLEVHRNLDQATLIAKRELDEIESIDDPKWKEDSYITHVYLHLNIRSTHKSTQEAVGEIDEATDTAAERSPCGGGGIEITAGAGGDGPATEEQRMETERRELIKRLAAKQKLTSNEIIELTMAIDNRNTIFEKLFWKYLCKSNFMRIFPDRKRHKHTKTYDEVVSVRADSPPELGVDADRNTIMEILSRLMQESINDLARNWVFIPSQYYERNL, encoded by the exons ATGCCGAAGCCGCCATGCACGGGCGTCCTGAAACCCGTGCCCATTTACCAGAAGCTTATGGTCGAGAACCTGACTATCGTTCGTCCCCCGATCCTAAAGATCTACTACTGGGAAAGCTTCGACATTTCGGG ATGGAACAAGAAACTAAAGTCGAATCGTCAGGAGCATGAGCACACAATTGAATTTCCCACACGACACATCGAGAGCCCGCCCCAGAAGATCCTCTTCTGGCTGCGCAATCTCTCCTCAAAGCCCATGACTCTGACGCTTAAGCGCATACAGAACTGCTGCTGCAAGCCCGTGCAGACGCGCGTAGGGTTCAACCAGTTCCGGAAGCTCTTCCACTGTCGGCACCGCAAATTGCTGCACCTCCAACAGGAGGTGCTGACCATCAAACCCGACGAGGTGGTGGCCCTATCAGTCACGGCGTATTTTCAGATATACGGAGAGCATTTGCTCAGCTACAAGGTCCA CACTGATGACAATCGCAAATTCCTGTGGCACTTTCACCTGCACGTCTCGGAGTTGAATCCGGAAAAGTGCTTGCTGACCAAGGAACTGTTGCCTGTGAATATCAAAAACTACTACCACGTCACACAACCCATTTGGGTGCAGAACTTTACCAATCTGCACCTCAACTTCTCGTTTTCCACGCGAGACCGCAGCCTGAAGCTGCTCAACACGAACCTCACGGTGCCCCGCCAGAGTGTGTGGCCCCTCCTGGTGGACTATCGCCCCATGGACTATGAGAATGAGGTGGAAGTCCTGCTCGGAAATGAGAGTGCCACGGCCTGGTACAAGATCAAGGGCCGCGGAGTCCTGGTCGATGAGGAGGAAGAGACGGACATGCCGCTAAAGGATCACGAATGCGCCGACTTTCTCTACGTTATATATCCCAATCGAGTGGTCTTTGAAGTCTGCTTGAAGGAGGATCGCACGCAGCTGGTGAATGTCCACAATTTCGGGCAGAAGTGCGTCGAATTCCGATGGCAAAA CTACATAATCAGTGAATTCTTTTCGGTGTCCTTCACTCCGCCCTTATTCAGACTCAAGGGCCACCACTCGAAGCTGGTGGAGGTGAAGGTCACGGCCTACGATCGTCTGGTGAACTTTCGCCGCATTCCCATCGTCCTGGAGGTGCACCGCAACCTCGATCAGGCCACGCTGATAGCCAAGCGGGAGCTGGACGAGATCGAGTCCATAGATGATCCCAAGTGGAAGGAGGATAGCTATATAACGCATGTGTATCTTCATCTCAACATCCGCTCCACGCACAAGAGTACTCAGGAGGCGGTGGGCGAAATCGACGAGGCGACGGACACTGCAGCCGAGCGCTCGCCCTGCGGTGGTGGGGGAATTGAGATTACCGCCGGGGCAGGAGGCGACGGCCCTGCCACTGAGGAGCAGCGCATGGAGACGGAGCGTCGGGAGCTGATCAAGCGTCTGGCCGCCAAGCAGAAGCTCACCTCCAACGAGATCATCGAGCTGACGATGGCGATCGACAACCGCAACACCATCTTTGAGAAGCTCTTCTGGAAGTACCTCTGCAAGTCAAACTTCATGCGCATCTTCCCCGACCGCAAGCGACACAAGCACACCAAGACCTACGACGAGGTGGTGTCCGTCAGAGCTGATTCTCCGCCAGAGCTTGGCGTCGACGCTGATCGCAA CACCATCATGGAGATTCTATCGCGGCTCATGCAGGAATCCATCAATGATTTGGCCAGGAACTGGGTCTTCATTCCCTCGCAGTACTACGAGCGCAATCTTTAA